The nucleotide window CGACGACGGCACGCCGCCCGAGCTGATCTTCTATCAGCGCGACGACCGCGACGGCCCGAAGGCCTCGTACTACACGCGCAGCCCCGTCACCAATGCTGAGGCCATGCACTCGCTGCTCGCCACGGCGCTCACCACGCGCGGCATCGTCTCGAAGGAGCGTCACGTGTATCTGGCGGGCCGCACGCGCATCCACCTGGACCGCGTGGACGGCCTGGGCGACTTTGTCGAACTGGAAGTGGTGCTCGGCCCCGAGGACGACGAGCAAGGCGGCGAAGCCGAAGCGCACGCGGTGTTCGCGAAGCTCGGCGTGGATGAAAGCGACCTCGTGGCGGTGGCTTACGTGGATCTGCTCAATACGGCCAACGCGGCCTGACATCATTAGTCAACAAGCGGGCCCTTGCGGCCCTGCCGGAGCCGCCGCTCACGCCGCCGGCGCGCCCGGCTCCAGATGACCGAGCGGCAGCGGCCCATTGCGCTTGAACGTGGTCAGCACGATGTTCGAGCGCACGCTGTCCACGCCGGGCACGCGCATGAGCTTCTTCATGACGAAGGTCGAAAGCGCGTTGAGATCGGGCGCGACGATGCGCAGCAAATAATCGGCGTCTCCCACCACGGCATGGCATTCGAGCACTTCGGGCAGCACGTCGATCTGCTGCTGGAACTGCTCGATGATCGAATCCCCGTGATGCTTGAGCTTGAGGCTCGTGAACGCGGTCACGCCCAGCCCGAGCTTTTCGGGCCGCAGCACCACGCGATAGCCGTCGATCACCCCCGAGGCCTCGAGGCGCTGCAGCCGCCTGCCGATCTGCGAGGGCGAGAGCGGCACCTGCTCGCCAAGCTGCTGATGCGTGGCGCGGCCAAAGCGCTGCAGCACGTCGAGGAGCGCCAGATCGAAATGGTCGAGTTCGAGCATGAATGAAATCCGCATTGAATGACTTGATAGCGCTCGATTATTGCATATGGAAGGAAAATTGCGTTTAGTACGCGCACATGCCGCGCGCCAACCGCTCTAGACTTGCACAACAGCAAGCCTTTTTAGTGGAGCGTTACGAACATGGCCGCCGCCACCGCGAAACTGCAGGAGCAGTTCGACGCGGGTCTCACCACCCGTCCCGATTTCACGATAGAACAGCCGTTCGAACACTATGGCGCGGCCGATCACGCCGTTTGGGACCAACTCTACCGGCGTCAGCGCGCGCTGCTCGAAGGCCGGGCCTGCGAGGCGTTCCTCGATGGCGCCATACGCATCGGTCTGAATGTTTCGCACGTTCCTTCCTTCGAGCAGGTGAGCGAGCGTCTGATGGCGGCAACCGGGTGGCGCATCGTGGCCGTGCCGGGCCTCGTGCCCAACCGCATCTTCTTCGAGCACCTTGCTAACCGACGCTTTCCGGTGACCTGGTGGATGCGCCGTCCCGATCAGCTCGACTATCTGCAGGAACCCGACTGTTTCCACGACCTGTTCGGCCACGTGCCGCTGCTCACCGATCCCACTTTCGCCGATGCGATTCACGCCTATGGCCGCGCAGCGCTTGCCGTCGAGGAGCGCGCATTGCCGTTGCTCGCGCGGCTCTACTGGTACACGGTGGAGTTCGGTTTGATGCGCGACGCGAACACGTCCAACGGCGTCAAGATCTACGGCGCCGGCATCGTGTCGAGCAAGGGCGAGACGCTCTACAGCGTGGAAAGCGCAGCGCCGAACCGGCTGGCGTTCGACCTCGATCGTGTGCTGCGCACGCGTTATCGCATCGACACGTTCCAAAAGACCTACTTCGTGATCGACTCGTTCGCACAGCTTTTCGAAGCGCTGGGCGCGGGCATTGCTTCGCGCCTGGACGATCCGGCGGCGCTCATCGCGGCCGAGCCTCACGCCGCAGGCGACGTGCTGCACAGCGACACGATCATTACGCGCGGCACACGCGAGGGTTGGCTCGATGACGGAGACGTCTGAACGAGAGGCGGCCAGGCGGCGCGACCGATGGGCTCATTACGGGACGTAACTGCCCATTGCGCCGCAGCAACTCCACGTTCCTTGACCGGGCCACTCGCACACGCGTCCCATAAGTGAAAAAATGGCTGATCGGCTAACGGCGCACGCCAGGCCCCAAGCTCAACACAGGTGCAACGATGATCAACCGACTCACATCCGAAGAGCGCGCATCGCAACTCGCCGACCTGCGCGGCTGGCAGGCCGTCGCCGGGCGCGACGCGATCCAGCGCCATTTCCGCTTTGCCGACTTCAATGAGGCATTCGGCTTCATGACACGCGTGGCCATCAAGGCGCAGGAAATGAACCATCACCCCGAGTGGTTCAACGTGTACAACCGCGTGGAGGTCACGCTTTCCACTCACGAAGCCGACGGCCTTACTTCGCGCGACATCGAACTCGCGCGCTTCATCGACTCGATCGCGCCGGGACCGCTCAGCGCATAAGCAGCCGGACTACGCATGGGTACGCTGTGCGCACGGCAAGTGCACAAAACGCGCGCGCAGCGTGCCGTGAAAGCATAATGCAGGGAGTCAGGGCTTCAAACCTTCAGCTTTGAAGGCTATTCTTGATGGATACGTAAGACTCCCAGGCAGCGCGGGCAATCGGGTCTAAACGTTCCGGTGATATGGCGTTCTGACGCTGTACAATCAGCAGCGCATAAGGCTTGGAGAGCGCACTCGCCTCCTGGCACAACGCGAGTTCATCGCCAATCGAAGGCGAGCGGTTGCGCCAGAAGTTGATCGCGGCTTCGAGTTCGGTGATCGAAATATCGGACATGTGGATCGTGATCGCGCAACCGTCGGGCTGTGCCGTGAGGTCGGCAAGCGACGCTTCGCGAACTGCGTGCCTGAACGCTAAAACCCATTGTACTTGAGCGAATCCCATGCGACTCCTTCTGATCGAAGACGACCGCCCTATCGCACGCGGCATCCAGTCCAGCCTCGAACAAGCCGGCTTTACGGTCGACATGGTCCACGACGGCATCTTCGCCGAACAGGCCCTCACGCAGAATCGCCATGAGCTCGTGATCCTCGATCTCGGCCTGCCGGGCATCGACGGCATGACGCTGCTTTCGCGCTTTCGCCAAAGCAACCGGCACACGCCCGTTATCGTGCTCACCGCGCGCGACGAATTGAACGACCGCGTCCAGGGCCTGAATTCCGGCGCCGACGACTACATGCTCAAGCCGTTCGAACCGGCCGAACTCGAAGCGCGCATTCGCGCCGTGATGCGCCGCAGCGGCCCGCACGGCGACGTGCCGCGCCCCGAAGTGTCGCTCGGCGGCGTGCGCCTGTCGGGCGTCGATCGCCGCATCTTCAACGACGACAAGCCGCTCGAACTCTCGCCGCGTGAGTTCGCCGTGCTCGAAATGCTGCTGCTGCGTCACGGCCGTGTGGTCAGCAAGGCGCAACTGCAGGACCACCTCACGCACTTCGGCGGCGACCTCGGCGACACCGCGATCGAAGTCTACGTGCACCGCGTGCGCAAGAAGCTCGAGAACTGCCGTGTCGAAATCGTCACGGTGCGCGGCTTCGGCTATCTGCTGCAGGAAATCCGCCAGGCGGCCTGATCGGCCTCGCTTCCTGAGCCAGCCAGCGGCGGCGGAACTTTCCGCCGCCGTTTGCGCTTGATGGCTCATCAACGGCGCAGCAATGGGACTTCAGCCGCCACGCCCGCGGCCCGCGTACAATGGATCGATCCCGTGCGGCGCACGCCGCCGCACCCACGATACATTTTCCGCTCCGAAGCCATCATGTCCTCACCTGCCGCAACGAGTCTGCGGCGCACCCTACTTCGGCGCCTCGCCGCCCCGCTTTCGCTGCTCGCACTGATGAGCGGCCTGATCGCCTATTGGCTTGCCTGGCAGTACACGCAGCACGTAGTCGATCGATCGCTCGCCGACCTCGCCACGGCCATTTCCCGGCAGATCCAGATCGCCGGCGACGATGCCGCAACTACCGTCCCGCCGCTCGCGCAGGCGATGTTTTCCGACCCCGTCGAGCACCTCATCTATCGCATCAGCAACGGCGAAACCGAAATCGCGGGCGATCACGATCTGCCGCTGCAGGGCACCAACGTACGCCGCATGCACTACGCGTACGTGTTCGAAACGATCTATAAGGGCGTGACCGTGCGGGTCGCCCAGGTGCGCGTGCCGCAGACACACGGCAATCCCATCGTCGTGGAAGTCGGTCAGCCTGTGCATCATCGCTTTCGCATCGCGGCCGAATTTCTCGTCGCGATCATGATGCCGTTGCTGCTCCTGCTGCTCGCCGGCTGGGTCATCGTGTGGCGCGTCGTCAACCAGCAGCTCAACCCGCTCACCGCGCTCGCCGACTCGCTCAACCGGCAGACGCACACGTCCCTCGAACCCGTGGACGAGACCTATGTGCCCGTCGAGATCCGTCCGCTCACCGGCGCACTCAACGCGCTGCTCGGCCGTCTGAAGACCGCGCTCGACGCGCAGCGCAAGTTCATCGCCGACGCGGCCCACCAGTTGCGTACGCCGCTCACCGCGGTGAAGCTGCACGCCGAACAGGCCGCGAACGCGCGCGAGCCGCAAAAGGTCAGCGACGCCGTGCGCGAGTTGCGCGCGGCTGCCGATCGCGCGGTGCGCCTGTCCAATCAGCTACTCTCGCTGGCTCGCGCGGAGCCGGGTGAGCAAGCCGCGCGTTTCGTCGATATCGACATGTCCGCGCTCGCGTTCGAGACGGGCGCCGAATGGGTGCCGCGCGCGCTGGCGAACCACGTCGACCTCGGTTTCCAGCGCCTCGACGACCCCGAAAACGACACGCCGTTAATGGTGCGCGGCAACCCCGTGCTGCTGCACGAGGTCATCGCGAATCTGCTGGACAACGCGCTCAAATATTTGCCGCCCGCGCGGTTGGAAGGCGGGCGCATCACCGTGACTGTTTCGCAGTCCTCCGCTGACGGCGTACCGATGGCCGAGATCATCGTGGAAGATAACGGCGGCGGCGTGCCAGCTTTGCAACAAGCGGATCTTTTCAAGCGATTTTTCCGCGGCGACGCCCAGAGCGAGAACGGTGTGGACGGCGGCGCGGGCCTTGGCCTCGCAATCGTCCACGACATCATGGCGCTGCATCGTGGCAGCGTTCACTACGAAGATGCACCGGAAGGCGGTGCGCGCTTCATCGTGCGCGTGCCGCTCGCGCATCGCGGCACGCCGGCGCGCACGGACGCCAAAGACAGGCGGGACAGCAAGGAAGGCAGCGCCACCGAGACCGCACCGCTGCAGGCGCTCAAGTCCGACGAGCCGTCGCGCGAGAAGAAACCGACCCATCAGGCGAGCATCGATCTCTGACGCCGCAAACGCCACGAAAACGACAAGGGCCGCTCATGCGGCCCTTGTGCTTGATGCGATGCGACGTGCGTTGCGGCGCTTACTTCTTCTTTTTGCTCTTGCCCTTCGACGCTTTCGCGCCCTTCGCAGCCTTGTCGTCATCGGGCGGCGCGAGCATCGTGCCGCGGCACTTGCGGGCGCCGCAACGGCATTCGTATTCACGCTTGAGCTTCTTCGTCTGCTTCGCGTCGATCACGAGGCCGTAGTCGTAGAAGAGTTCCTCGCCTTCTGCGATATCGCGCAGCGCGTGAATATAGACGTGTCCTTCGATTTCCTCGGCTTCGCAGTTCGGCGCGCACGAGTGATTGATCCAGCGCGCGCTGTTGCCCTTCACCTTGCCGTCGATCACGTCGCCGTCGTCGAGCGCGAAATAGAACGTGTGATTCGGTTCGTCAGGATTATGCGGATGACGCCGCAGCGCTTCCTTCCAGGAGATGCGCTCGCCCTTGTATTCGATCAGTCGTTCGCCGGTCGCAATGGGGACCGCCGCAAACACGCCCTTGCCGTGCACGCCCGACTGGCGCACGACGATCCTGCGTTCACTCATTGAATGAATCCTTGTGAAGTACTGGGGGAGACTGTCCCGGTCATGACAGGCGGCTTCGAACACATCCTCGCGCGCGCCGCCTGCGGCTTTCTCATGAAGCCGTGCCTGACGGTCTGCCTGGCCTTGCATCGGCCCTTGCATCAAACCTCGCTTACTGCCTCGCCGCGCTCCGTACGCAAACGCGGCGCCGATTGGGCGCCGCGCTCATGCGACGCCCGGCGCGCCACAGACGGCATCGTACACGCTCGCGCCTCTTTCGTTCAACCCATATGCGCCTTGGGAAAGCGGCGCGCGCAGCGTATCAGCGCTGGCCGAGTGTCGTCTCGCCGAACAGTTTCTTCAACTCGCGCGGCTGCGAGCGCCAGTATTGCGGTGGCGCGTTCACGCTCGCGCCGAGTTGTGCCGCGGCGTGCCACGGCCAGCGCGGATCGTAGAGCATCGCGCGCGCCATCGCGATCATGTCGGCTTCGCCGTCTTCAACGATCTGGTTGGCCTGCAAGGCGTCGGTGATGAGGCCCACCGCAATTGTCGTCATGCCCGTTTCGGCTTTCACCTTGCGTGCGAACGGCACTTGATAGCCGGGTTCGAGCGGAATCTTTTGCAAAGGCGACACACCGCCCGACGATACGTCGATCCAGTCCGCGCCGCGTGCCTTGAGCGCCTGGGCGAAGACTACGGTGTCATCCAGCGTCCAGCCTCCTTCAACCCAATCCGTTGCCGATACGCGTACACCAATCGGGCGATCGGCGGGAAACTCGGCGCGCACGGCGTCGAACACTTCGAGCGGAAAACGCATGCGGTTCTCGCGCGAGCCGCCGTACTCGTCGCTGCGCTGGTTCGCGATCGGCGAGAGAAACTGGTGCAGCAAATAGCCGTGCGCCGCGTGTATTTCGAGGGCGTCGATACCAAGACGCGCAGCGCGGCGCGCCGTGGCCACGAACGCATCGCGCACGCGATTCAGACCCGCGACATCGAGTGCGAGCGGCGGCGCCTCGCCCTCCTTGTGCGCGAGCGCCGAAGGCGCATGCGGCAGCCACCCGCCGTCTGCGACCGAAATCAGTTGACCGCCCTCCCAGGGCACATGGCTCGATGCCTTGCGCCCCGCGTGCGAGATCTGCATGGCGATGCGGATTGGCGAATGACGGCGGATAGCGGCGATGACGGGCTCGAGCGCGGCTTCGGTCACGTCGTCCCAGAGGCCGAGATCGCCCGGCGTGATACGGCCGTCGGGTTCGACGGACGTCGCTTCGATACAAAGCATCGCGGCGCCCGAAAGCGCCAGGTGCCCGAGATGGATCATGTGCCAGTCGTTGGCTTCGCCACGCTCGGCGGAGTACTGGCACATCGGTGAGACGACGATGCGATTGGCGAGCGTCACGCCACGCAGTTCGAGCGGAGTGAAGAGCTTGCTCATGGGAGGTCCACGGACGGTTGGGAGAAGCGTCCGAGAATATCACGCGCTTTTTTCACGCGTTCGACAGGGAACACAACACGTACGCGACATGCGCCCGCGCGAGGTGCATCAGGTTGGGTTCAGGCGTGGGTCAGGGTTGGCGCGCGGCCATGCGTGCGTCGACGGCGTCTAGCCATTCGCCGAACATGCGGCTCGCCTGCGCTTCGAGAGTCGGCCCCTGGCGGGCTGTGTCGCCGCGCAGCATGTTCACATCGACGCCCGCGGTGGCGATTTCAGCGGCATGACCGATCAGCCAGGGCTCGAAGCGGTCGGCGCGCACTTCGGGATGGCATTGCAGGCCGAGCACG belongs to Paraburkholderia flagellata and includes:
- a CDS encoding Lrp/AsnC family transcriptional regulator produces the protein MLELDHFDLALLDVLQRFGRATHQQLGEQVPLSPSQIGRRLQRLEASGVIDGYRVVLRPEKLGLGVTAFTSLKLKHHGDSIIEQFQQQIDVLPEVLECHAVVGDADYLLRIVAPDLNALSTFVMKKLMRVPGVDSVRSNIVLTTFKRNGPLPLGHLEPGAPAA
- a CDS encoding response regulator transcription factor, with protein sequence MRLLLIEDDRPIARGIQSSLEQAGFTVDMVHDGIFAEQALTQNRHELVILDLGLPGIDGMTLLSRFRQSNRHTPVIVLTARDELNDRVQGLNSGADDYMLKPFEPAELEARIRAVMRRSGPHGDVPRPEVSLGGVRLSGVDRRIFNDDKPLELSPREFAVLEMLLLRHGRVVSKAQLQDHLTHFGGDLGDTAIEVYVHRVRKKLENCRVEIVTVRGFGYLLQEIRQAA
- a CDS encoding NADH:flavin oxidoreductase/NADH oxidase, with product MSKLFTPLELRGVTLANRIVVSPMCQYSAERGEANDWHMIHLGHLALSGAAMLCIEATSVEPDGRITPGDLGLWDDVTEAALEPVIAAIRRHSPIRIAMQISHAGRKASSHVPWEGGQLISVADGGWLPHAPSALAHKEGEAPPLALDVAGLNRVRDAFVATARRAARLGIDALEIHAAHGYLLHQFLSPIANQRSDEYGGSRENRMRFPLEVFDAVRAEFPADRPIGVRVSATDWVEGGWTLDDTVVFAQALKARGADWIDVSSGGVSPLQKIPLEPGYQVPFARKVKAETGMTTIAVGLITDALQANQIVEDGEADMIAMARAMLYDPRWPWHAAAQLGASVNAPPQYWRSQPRELKKLFGETTLGQR
- the phhA gene encoding phenylalanine 4-monooxygenase; translated protein: MAAATAKLQEQFDAGLTTRPDFTIEQPFEHYGAADHAVWDQLYRRQRALLEGRACEAFLDGAIRIGLNVSHVPSFEQVSERLMAATGWRIVAVPGLVPNRIFFEHLANRRFPVTWWMRRPDQLDYLQEPDCFHDLFGHVPLLTDPTFADAIHAYGRAALAVEERALPLLARLYWYTVEFGLMRDANTSNGVKIYGAGIVSSKGETLYSVESAAPNRLAFDLDRVLRTRYRIDTFQKTYFVIDSFAQLFEALGAGIASRLDDPAALIAAEPHAAGDVLHSDTIITRGTREGWLDDGDV
- a CDS encoding SET domain-containing protein — protein: MSERRIVVRQSGVHGKGVFAAVPIATGERLIEYKGERISWKEALRRHPHNPDEPNHTFYFALDDGDVIDGKVKGNSARWINHSCAPNCEAEEIEGHVYIHALRDIAEGEELFYDYGLVIDAKQTKKLKREYECRCGARKCRGTMLAPPDDDKAAKGAKASKGKSKKKK
- a CDS encoding sensor histidine kinase translates to MSSPAATSLRRTLLRRLAAPLSLLALMSGLIAYWLAWQYTQHVVDRSLADLATAISRQIQIAGDDAATTVPPLAQAMFSDPVEHLIYRISNGETEIAGDHDLPLQGTNVRRMHYAYVFETIYKGVTVRVAQVRVPQTHGNPIVVEVGQPVHHRFRIAAEFLVAIMMPLLLLLLAGWVIVWRVVNQQLNPLTALADSLNRQTHTSLEPVDETYVPVEIRPLTGALNALLGRLKTALDAQRKFIADAAHQLRTPLTAVKLHAEQAANAREPQKVSDAVRELRAAADRAVRLSNQLLSLARAEPGEQAARFVDIDMSALAFETGAEWVPRALANHVDLGFQRLDDPENDTPLMVRGNPVLLHEVIANLLDNALKYLPPARLEGGRITVTVSQSSADGVPMAEIIVEDNGGGVPALQQADLFKRFFRGDAQSENGVDGGAGLGLAIVHDIMALHRGSVHYEDAPEGGARFIVRVPLAHRGTPARTDAKDRRDSKEGSATETAPLQALKSDEPSREKKPTHQASIDL
- a CDS encoding class IV adenylate cyclase, producing MARNIEIKARARQFDALRERASQLASDAPLIFRQQDFFYDVPRGRLKLRQFDDGTPPELIFYQRDDRDGPKASYYTRSPVTNAEAMHSLLATALTTRGIVSKERHVYLAGRTRIHLDRVDGLGDFVELEVVLGPEDDEQGGEAEAHAVFAKLGVDESDLVAVAYVDLLNTANAA
- a CDS encoding DUF3717 domain-containing protein, with translation MSDISITELEAAINFWRNRSPSIGDELALCQEASALSKPYALLIVQRQNAISPERLDPIARAAWESYVSIKNSLQS